The following are encoded together in the Carassius auratus strain Wakin chromosome 34, ASM336829v1, whole genome shotgun sequence genome:
- the LOC113053015 gene encoding signal transducer and activator of transcription 1-like codes for MTLWNQLQLLDSLYLEQVDQLYDEAFPMEIRQYLSQWIESHDWESVASNVSLATLRFHELLNQLDEHYSRLNLGNNFLLQHNIRKIKRNLQEHFQEDPVHMAMIISSTLNEERKILETALRTQDKGGPSQGSFTMEQQNQLGNKINNLKTSVQEIEQEIQVLEDAQDEYDFKRNTLQMEVEMNGQITKEIQQEEMALRQMFVGLSMKREVVIKEIANALTLAEQIQLSLVSEELPEWKKRQQMACIGGPPNACLDQLQSWFTAVAECLQQVRQQLKKIQELVQKFTYNNDPLTLGKSQLDEQALTLFRHLILNSLVVERQPCMPTHPQRPLVIKTGVQFTVKIRSLVKLPELNCQLKVKVSINKDLTEKDTVKGCRKFNILGTFSKVLNLEESSGCLAAEFRHLQLKEMKCSNRTSEAPLIISEELHILTFETQLVQPELCVDLSITSLPIVVISHVNQLPSAWGSILWYNMLCSEPHNLTFFLNPPPVKWEQLSKVLSWQFSSATKRALNSEQLRTLADKLLGHEAQCDPEGLINWNTFCKMSPNERGLPFWLWIDGILDLIKRHLLNIWNDGYIIGFLSKERERALLNGKLPGTFLLRFSETCRDGGITITWVEYSQDGNPKMHSVKPYTKSDLASISLPNVIRNYTLTAAEKIPVNPLVYLYPDIPKDDAFGRYYTSSSDEEMEIDKPVKPYLDRYMISVSDEPFSRPRKC; via the exons ATGACACTCTGGAACCAGCTGCAGCTGCTGGACTCTCTGTATTTAGAGCAAGTAGACCAGCTTTACGATGAGGCTTTTCCAATGGAGATCCGACAGTATCTCAGTCAATGGATTGAGAGTCATGACTG GGAATCCGTGGCTAGTAATGTATCTTTGGCAACCCTGCGCTTCCATGAACTCCTGAACCAACTGGACGAGCACTACAGCCGTCTCAACCTAGGGAACAACTTTCTTTTACAGCATAATATACGCAAAATTAAGCGTAACCTACag GAGCACTTCCAGGAGGATCCTGTTCACATGGCTATGATCATATCTAGCACTCTAAATGAAGAGCGAAAGATACTGGAAACTGCTCTTCGTACTCAA GATAAAGGTGGCCCATCACAGGGGAGTTTCACGATGGAACAGCAAAATCAGTTGGGAAACAAAATCAATAATTTGAAAACGAGTGTGCAG GAAATTGAACAAGAAATTCAGGTTCTGGAGGATGCGCAAGATGAATATGATTTCAAGAGGAATACTTTGCAGA tggaAGTTGAAATGAATGGCCAGATAACAAAAGAGATCCAGCAGGAGGAAATGGCACTTAGGCAAATGTTTGTTGGGCTGAGCATGAAAAGAGAG GTGGTGATAAAAGAAATTGCTAATGCACTGACTCTAGCAGAGCAGATCCAGCTCTCACTCGTATCAGAAGAGTTACCGGAGTGGAAGAAAAGACAGCAGATGGCTTGTATCGGTGGGCCGCCCAATGCATGTCTGGACCAACTGCAGAGCTG GTTCACAGCAGTGGCAGAGTGTCTCCAGCAGGTCCGTCAGCAGCTGAAGAAAATTCAGGAATTGGTGCAGAAATTCACCTACAACAACGACCCCCTCACTCTGGGCAAGAGCCAGCTGGATGAGCAGGCCCTAACACTCTTCAGACACCTTATATTAAA TTCTCTTGTGGTGGAGAGACAGCCTTGTATGCCCACACATCCTCAGAGACCCTTGGTGATAAAAACAGGAGTTCAATTCACAGTCAAGATCAG ATCACTAGTCAAACTCCCAGAACTGAACTGTCAACTCAAAGTAAAAGTCTCTATTAACAA AGATTTAACAGAGAAAGACACAGTAAAAGG ATGTAGGAAATTCAACATTTTAGGAACGTTTTCTAAAGTTCTGAACTTAGAGGAATCCAGTGGATGTCTAGCGGCTGAATTTCGTCATTTG CAATTAAAAGAGATGAAATGCAGCAACAGAACCAGTGAG GCCCCTCTTATCATTTCTGAAGAGCTGCACATACTTACCTTTGAAACTCAACTCGTTCAGCCAGAACTGTGTGTTGATTTATCG ATCACATCACTTCCTATTGTGGTGATCTCCCATGTGAATCAGTTACCTAGTGCCTGGGGCTCCATCTTATGGTACAACATGCTCTGCAGTGAACCCCAC AATCTGACGTTCTTCTTGAATCCTCCACCAGTGAAATGGGAGCAGCTTTCAAAGGTCTTAAGCTGGCAGTTTTCTTCAGCCACTAAACGAGCGCTGAACTCTGAGCAGCTGAGAACGCTGGCTGACAAACTCCTTG GTCATGAGGCCCAATGTGACCCTGAAGGACTCATCAACTGGAATACATTTTGTAAG ATGTCTCCTAATGAGAGGGGTCTACCGTTCTGGCTGTGGATAGATGGAATTCTGGACCTTATTAAAAGACACCTGCTCAACATCTGGAATGATGG GTATATCATTGGGTTTTTGAGTAAAGAGCGAGAGAGGGCTTTGCTGAATGGCAAACTCCCGGGCACTTTCCTTTTGCGCTTCAGTGAAACTTGTCGAGACGGAGGAATCACCATCACATGGGTGGAGTATTCACAGGACG GAAATCCTAAGATGCATTCAGTGAAGCCCTACACTAAATCAGATCTGGCGTCGATTTCCTTACCTAACGTCATCCGCAACTACACCCTCACTGCCGCAGAGAAGATTCCAGTGAACCCCCTCGTCTACCTTTACCCAGACATCCCAAAAGATGACGCCTTTGGTCGCTACTATACCAGCTCTTCTGATG AAGAGATGGAGATAGACAAACCTGTCAAGCCATATTTAGACAGATACATGATTTCTGTGTCGGATGA aCCTTTTTCAAGACCGCGTAAGTGTTAA